A window of Ictidomys tridecemlineatus isolate mIctTri1 chromosome 1, mIctTri1.hap1, whole genome shotgun sequence contains these coding sequences:
- the Pcdhb3 gene encoding protocadherin beta-3 — protein MEARGESFLRQRQVLLFFVFVCGFLAGFESRRYSVAEEKERGFLIANLAKDLGLTVEELVARGAQIVSKGNKQHFQLSHHTGDLLLKEKMDREELCGPTESCILHFQVLLQNPFQLITQEIQIIDVNDHAPVFFENEMELKIPENSPPGTVIPLEYAEDLDVGKNSLQNYTIVPNSHFHVLMRSRKDGRKYPELVLDRALDREELPEFSLTLIALDGGSPPRSGTAQIHIMVLDINDNAPEFAQSLYEVQILENIPINSVIVTVSASDLDTGSFGAISYSFFHASEEILKTFQLNPITGDMQLVKYLNFEAINNYEVDIEAKDGGGLSGKSTVIIQVVDVNDNPPELTLSSVNSPIPENSVETVVAIFSVSDLDSGDNGRVMCSIQNNLPFVLKPSLENFYTLESEGTLDRESRAEYNITITVTDMGTPRLKTEQSIIILISDVNDNAPAFSQTSYTLLVHENNQPALHIGSVSATDRDSGTNAQITYSLLPAQDLHLPLASLVSINADNGQLFALRALDFEALQAFEFRVGATDQGSPALSSQALVRVVVLDDNDNSPFVLYPMQNTSAPCTELVPRAAEQGYLVTKVVAVDGDSGQNAWLSYQLLKATEPGLFGVWAHNGEVRTSRLLSERDAARHRLVVLVKDNGEPPLSASVTLHVLLVDGFSQPYLPLPEVAPERAQGDSLTVYLVIALASVSSLFLFSVLVFVIVRLCRRRRAAPLGVCSMPEGHFPGHLVDVSGRGTLSQSYQYEVCLMGGSGTSDFLSPIIPTSVIQDP, from the coding sequence ATGGAGGCCAGAGGGGAGAGCTTTCTTAGACAAAGGCAAGTcctgcttttctttgtttttgtgtgtgggtTTCTGGCTGGGTTCGAGTCAAGACGCTATTCAGTGGCTGAGGAAAAAGAGAGGGGCTTTTTAATAGCCAATCTAGCAAAGGATCTAGGGCTGACTGTTGAGGAACTGGTGGCAAGGGGGGCCCAAATTGTATCGAAAGGAAACAAACAGCATTTTCAGCTCAGTCATCACACCGGTGATTTGCTTCTGAAGGAAAAAATGGACAGGGAGGAGCTATGCGGCCCTACAGAGTCATGTATACTGCATTTTCAGGTATTACTACAAAACCCTTTCCAGTTAATTACACAGGAGATTCAGATCATAGATGTAAATGACCATGCTCCAGTATTCTTTGAAAATGAAATGGAGCTGAAAATCCCAGAAAACTCTCCACCAGGAACAGTGATTCCTTTGGAATATGCTGAGGATTTGGATGTGGgaaaaaacagtctccaaaactACACAATTGTTCCCAATTCCCATTTTCACGTTCTCATGCGCAGtcggaaggatggaaggaagtaCCCAGAACTAGTACTGGACAGAGCGCTGGATCGAGAGGAGCTGCCTGAGTTCAGTTTAACACTCATAGCGCTGGATGGCGGGTCGCCACCAAGGTCTGGGACAGCCCAGATCCACATTATGGTCTTAGACATAAATGACAATGCCCCAGAATTTGCACAGTCCCTCTATGAAGTTCAAATTCTAGAAAACATCCCTATTAACTCTGTCATTGTCACTGTTTCAGCTTCTGATTTAGATACAGGAAGTTTTGGGGCAATATCATATTCATTTTTTCATGCTTCAGAAGAAATTCTCAAAACTTTTCAACTAAATCCAATTACTGGTGATATGCAATTagttaaatatttgaattttgaagCAATAAATAATTATGAAGTCGACATAGAGGCCAAGGATGGTGGAGGTCTTTCAGGAAAATCTACAGTTATAATTCAGGTGGTTGATGTGAATGACAACCCACCAGAACTGACTTTGTCATCAGTTAACAGTCCTATTCCTGAGAATTCGGTAGAGACTGTGGTAGCGATTTTCAGTGTTTCTGATCTAGACTCTGGAGACAATGGAAGAGTGATGTGTTCCATCCAGAACAATCTCCCCTTCGTCCTGAAACCATCCTTAGAGAATTTTTACACCCTAGAGTCTGAAGGAACGttggacagagaaagcagagccGAATATAACATCACCATCACAGTCACCGACATGGGGACACCCAGACTGAAAACTGAGCAGAGCATAATAATCCTTATCTCTGACGTCAATGACAACGCCCCTGCCTTCTCCCAAACGTCATACACGCTGTTGGTGCACGAGAACAACCAACCCGCCCTGCACATAGGTAGTGTCAGCGCCACAGACAGAGACTCAGGCACCAATGCCCAGATCACCTACTCGCTGCTGCCAGCCCAGGACCTACACCTGCCCCTCGCCTCGCTGGTCTCCATCAACGCAGACAATGGGCAGCTGTTTGCGCTGAGGGCGCTGGACTTCGAGGCCCTGCAGGCATTCGAGTTCCGCGTGGGCGCCACAGACCAAGGCTCGCCCGCGCTCAGCAGCCAGGCGCTGGTACGAGTGGTGGTGCTGGACGACAATGACAACTCGCCCTTCGTGCTGTACCCAATGCAGAACACCTCTGCGCCCTGCACTGAGCTGGTGCCCAGGGCGGCAGAGCAGGGCTACCTGGTCACCAAGGTGGTGGCGGTGGATGGAGACTCGGGCCAGAACGCCTGGCTGTCATACCAGCTGCTCAAGGCTACTGAGCCCGGGCTGTTTGGCGTGTGGGCGCACAATGGCGAGGTGCGCACCTCCAGGCTGCTGAGTGAGCGCGACGCGGCCAGGCACAGGCTGGTGGTGCTGGTCAAGGACAATGGCGAGCCTCCGCTGTCTGCCAGCGTCACACTGCACGTGCTGCTGGTGGATGGCTTCTCCCAGCCCTACCTGCCGCTCCCGGAAGTGGCACCCGAGCGCGCGCAAGGGGACTCGCTCACTGTCTACTTGGTCATCGCCTTGGCCTCTGTGTCATcgctcttcctcttctctgtgctGGTGTTCGTGATTGTGAGGCTGTGCAGGAGGCGCAGGGCGGCGCCGCTGGGTGTCTGTTCTATGCCTGAGGGTCATTTTCCTGGACACCTGGTGGATGTTAGTGGCAGGGGTACCCTGTCTCAGAGCTACCAATATGAAGTGTGTCTGATGGGAGGCTCAGGGACTAGTGACTTCCTGAGTCCAATTATCCCCACTAGTGTGATTCAAGACCCTTAG